In Paralichthys olivaceus isolate ysfri-2021 chromosome 13, ASM2471397v2, whole genome shotgun sequence, the following are encoded in one genomic region:
- the LOC109633204 gene encoding SPRY domain-containing SOCS box protein 1 produces MSAPLKPPQRRIHLISSDTSISAMGLSLSALLCSRAADSPPSSSSAFPPLAVPTSSRLAVTLNSSPVSPGDSRSHWSSVHRSPHLLLSACKQQVTRSPVELSSDGVRAEVGVRGGLHIWEVLWNPDHRGSHAVMGVSRQDCPLQAAGYNVLVGGDEQSWGWELKTNQLWHGGHSVGLYPEKTRRCPSDLKPHTSDKKEAAETPLPIPERVLLVLDADAGTLGFVVDGSFLGGAFKGLPRGVELFPAVSSVRGGASIRLRYLNGATRDPPALMALCGLSIRQFLGEQRQNQTDKLPLPPLLQNYLLSTR; encoded by the exons ATGTCAGCTCCTCTCAAACCACCACAGAGAAGGATTCATCTGATCAGCAG TGACACCTCCATCTCTGCAATGGGTCTCTCCCTGTCGGCGTTGTtgtgcagcagagcagctgacagtcctccctcctcttcctcagccttCCCTCCGCTTGCCGTACCCACCTCGTCTCGCCTCGCGGTCACCCTGAACTCCTCCCCGGTCTCCCCGGGAGATAGCCGCTCCCACTGGAGCTCAGTCCACCGCTCTCCCCACCTCCTGCTCTCCGCCTGCAAGCAGCAGGTCACGCGTTCCCCCGTGGAGCTGAGCAGCGACGGGGTGAGAGCGGAGGTGGGGGTGAGAGGCGGCCTTCACATCTGGGAGGTGCTGTGGAACCCGGACCACAGAGGGAGTCACGCCGTCATGGGCGTCTCCAGGCAGGACTGTCCTCTGCAGGCCGCGGGGTACAACGTCCTGGTGGGTGGAGATGAACAGTCCTGGGGCTGGGAACTCAAAACCAATCAACTCTGGCATGGGGGACATAGTGTCGGACTTTACCCAGAGAAGACGAGGAGGTGTCCCTCTGATTTGAAGCCACATACTTCAGACAAAAAAGAAGCGGCGGAGACACCTCTCCCCATCCCTGAACGCGTCCTGCTGGTCCTGGACGCGGATGCTGGGACCCTGGGATTTGTTGTTGATGGCAGTTTCCTGGGGGGGGCTTTTAAAGGCCTTCCTCGTGGGGTGGAGCTGTTCCCAGCGGTGAGCAGCGTGAGAGGGGGGGCCAGCATACGACTGCGCTACCTGAACGGAGCCACAC GTGACCCTCCAGCCCTGATGGCTTTGTGTGGACTGTCCATCCGTCAGTTTTTAGGGGAACAGAGGCAGAATCAAACGGACAAACTGCCTCTACCACCTCTTCTCCAGAACTACCTGCTTTCTACTCGTTaa
- the gpr20 gene encoding G-protein coupled receptor 20: MMDLNSTESLVFINTSFPLLPVIASPTNRSGMEAYLQRLAHLDEGLYNDFYGFWITLMVINSLIFLMGMVLNVVALYVFCFRTKQKTTSVIYTINLAVTDLLVNLSLPTRILLYYSGGACLTCSYLHIFSYFVNMYCSILFLTCICVDRYLAIVQVEASRRWRNSTVAKCVCVSVWLFAIVVTYSFLSTAFQHTGCCLSKLLFLTIMEFFLPLVIIVVFTVRIMWALADRRLMQQSRERRRRAVQLLTTVLIIFTVCFTPFHIRQVVVYFYPDMPHHVIVYHLTVTLSSLNSCMDPVVYCFVTNNFQATMRHLFRRAEPEHTSGDIISMQHSSKASGATANAIANNVIMMTNIPAPLQRDTPGKKHTA, translated from the exons ATGATGGACCTCAACAGCACTGAGTCCTTGGTGTTCATCAATACTTCATTCCCCCTCCTGCCTGTCATAGCCAGTCCCACTAACAGGAGTGGCATGGAAGCATATCTTCAGAGACTGGCTCATTTAGACGAGGGCCTCTACAACGACTTCTACGGCTTCTGGATCACACTCATGGTCATAAACTCTCTCATATTCCTG ATGGGCATGGTGCTCAACGTGGTCGCACTGTATGTGTTCTGTTTCCGCACCAAGCAGAAGACCACCTCCGTGATCTACACCATCAACCTGGCGGTGACGGACCTCCTGGTGAATCTCTCACTGCCCACTCGCATCCTGCTCTACTACAGCGGAGGAGCCTGTCTCACCTGCTCCTACCTGCACATCTTCAGCTACTTCGTCAACATGTACTGCAGCATCTTGTTTCTCACCTGCATATGTGTCGACCGCTACCTTGCCATCGTCCAG GTTGAAGCTTCCCGTCGGTGGAGGAACTCCACCGTggccaaatgtgtgtgtgtctctgtctggctTTTTGCCATTGTGGTCACCTACTCCTTCCTCTCCACCGCTTTCCAGCACACGGGCTGCTGCCTGTCCAAGCTCCTCTTTCTCACCATCATGGAGTTCTTCCTACCCCTCGTCATCATCGTGGTCTTCACCGTGAGGATCATGTGGGCCCTTGCCGACCGTCGTTTGATGCAGCAGAGCAG ggagaggaggaggagggccgTCCAGCTGCTGACCACAGTGCTGATCATCTTCACCGTGTGCTTCACACCCTTCCACATTAGACAG gTGGTGGTGTACTTCTACCCTGACATGCCTCATCATGTCATTGTCTATCACTTAACCGTCACTCTCAGCAGTTTGAATAGCTGCATGGATCCTGTCGTCTACTGCTTCGTTACAAATAATTTCCAA GCCACGATGAGACATCTCTTTCGTCGTGCAGAGCCAGAGCACACCAGCGGCGACATCATCAGCATGCAGCACAGCTCCAAGGCCTCGGGAGCCACGGCCAACGCCATCGCTAATAACGTGATAATGATGACCAACATCCCCGCTCCGCTACAGAGGGACACTCCGGGGAAGAAACACACCGCATAA